From the Bacteroidia bacterium genome, the window GTAATAACAAGATGAACAGTATTATTGCTATCAACTAATTGTACTTCTTCCTTCAGATGATCAACCCTGACATGGCTCAAGTTGTTTAACTTCAAAATATCCAATGAGTTTGTTTTTTCTAAAATTATAGGAGATTTATTTTTCATAACTGATTAAATTAATTATTGCTATTAACCATTTAATTTTACAATTGCCCCAATAACATCTACTGTAGCTGTTGCATTCACCTTCGCAGTCATACCATCTATTTTGGCCTCGCCAACAGATGCAGTCAGAGAAGCTCCACCAGATTTTGCTGTGGCTGTAAGCCCGGTTGCACCCTCTAATTTTAATTTCGCTGTTTTACTTATCAGCTCAGCATCTTTTTGTGCTTTGGCGGTAATATTAGCCGTTTCGGTTTCAAGCGTGATATTGTTCTTCGCTTTAAGGATAATATCTTTACCCGCCTTCAATTCAATATCATTTTTTTGAGACTCTATTGTGATTTTCTTTTCTGAAAGAATTGTAATATCACCACTTCCATCAATTTGAATAAAATTTTGGCTTTTATCTATTAATGTAATTTGTCCAAGTTCATCATCAAATTCAATTAATGCACCACTTTTTGATCTAATACTTTTTTTATAATTATCAGCATCGCCTCCACCTGATTTCGCCTGACCGCTGTATATAGAATTAACGACAAAAGGCTTCTCTACATCTCCTCCTTCAAAACACACGATGACTTCTTCTCCCTTTTCAGGAATGAAATGCATCCCTTTTCCTCCTCCTGCGTGTGGAGTGGCAAGCCGTATCCATGGAGTCATATCATTTTGTTTTTGCCAAAAGAACTGTACTTTTAATCGGTTGATACCGTCAGGGTCATGGTTTTCTTTAACAATGGCTGTTTGCACATCAGCTTTTCTAAACACATGAGGATTGGTGTAAGGCGGTACTTTTACACTTGCAGGCACAGCCTGAAAAGTGTTTTCATAGTGCCCCACTACGTTGGACAAGTGTATGACATGAGTTGCAATATATTCATAACTGCCGTTTGATTTAACAGTAAACTTACATCCCGGCTTCAAACCTCCGTGTTTGCTTTCTCCTGTAGCAAACAATAACTGTGCAGCAAGTCTTTTCATTTCCAGTTCAGCAATACTTTCCGCCATACCCTTATTTATAACATTAAAATTGTGCATGGGTCTGTCGGTTGCACGCGAATAAATTTCTTTTGACTTATCAGCTGTGGCAGATGAAAAATCATTTTGCACATCAGACGAAAAACTCCCCAATTCCTTGTTGACCGGTTCGCCTTTATGATAATCATAACTACGGTATGAAAATTTATTGGGAACAATATTTGCTTTTATAGTATAACTAGTAAGGTTACTTCCGCTTTGTAGGGTAGCGCCTGAATCACCCGAAGATCCGAATATTAGTTTAGACCCTTCAAAATAAAACCATTCTCCATACCGTGAGGCTAATCTTTGTAAAAACTGCCAGTCGGTTTCATTATATTGTGTTATATAATGATGTTCATCTTTTGACTGAGGGGCTATATCTTTCTTAAGTACATTGCTGGGTATTCCTTCTAATGTTGAGTTAATGATTTTTTCTAAGTTCTTTTTATAATATGAAGCTGAATGAGGAATGTCGTCTAAAAGTATGGTGAGGCTTTGCCCCTTAACAGTAAATGATTGTGTGCGATCTGTTTGCTCGTGTACCGAAATTTGTGTTATAACACCCTGAAAAGTATTGTCATCAATTTCGATAGTTACAATAGAACCAATATTGTTTTTAATAATATCAAGTTGAGAACTTGCGTCATGATTAAGCGTGCCAACGTTCCATATAAAACTAAAATGGTGGTGATCATTTACTGCCTGGTTTATGACCAAGTTGCGATAAACCACAGTACCGCTATGATTTTGCATACTTACAGTAACAGTTGGAATGGAAACAGGCATAGTTTTGCTATAAAAATATTAGACTTGGTTAAGAAATAGGGTAATAAGAAAAAATATACATCAGCAGCAACCCGTGCTACTGATGTATATGGTACGGCACTTTATACCGGCCAATCGTTTTTATGTTCGGCATTACCCATTTTAATTTCTTTAGATGTAATGACAAAGTGTTCGTTCATTGGGTTTTCGCCTTGGTTGGTAAACGCCTCTGAGTAGTTTACAATGTACCCGTTTTTGAAAGAGAGTTCTTTCATTTTTTGGTCGCTGTTGCGTTGGAAGAAAGTAACTTTTCCGTCCTGCTCTTTAAAGGCATCAAATGCCCACTCAGCCAGGGCAGTATCGCCTGTTGATTCTACTTCAAGTTGTAATGTGCCTGCACGCACGCCAGAAGATGGACGACCGGTTGCGTCAGTATCCTGAGACATGGTGTAAGAACAATGTAGTACTCTGTACTTTTTTCCGTTTACTTCGAATTCTGCTTTGAATGACATAATTTTTGGTTTTTTAAATAGTTAGAATTAATATTTGTTAATTATATAGTTTAATTCCATTTTGGGGATGTTTGTTATCATCCGTTTAGTATTTTTTTTAAATCTTTATGCACCTTCGGGCCAACTCATGTCATAACTTGTCATCACACCTTGTGATTCATATTCATATTTTTTAGCACAAATGATAAAGTTTTCAGTCATAGGAATTTCACCCTCACTTTGAAAGCTAACATGGATTTTAACCACATGTGCTTCTTCAAACCTTAATTCTGTAAGCTTTTGAAAACTATTTCGTTGCATAAAGGTTATTTTACCGCTTTTTACTGCATAGTTTGTGCTTGCCCATTGGTGCAATAAAATGCAATTAGGAGAATGTTCAACCATAAACTCCATTACGTTGCCATATAGTTCGGACGTAGGGCGTCCAAATTTATCAACATCACGATTAGCATAATATTTAAAAGAAAAAACCCGAAAAGTTTTATCTTCAATCGTTAGGGTCGCTTCAAATGCCATTAAAATAAGTTATTAAATAATGTAAGAATGAATGACACATAATTAATGAATCATTAAAAGAATATATCTTTGCTTTCAGTTTTTTGCATATTCTGCTAACCACTGCATACCATCATCTCCTTTTTGTCCGTCCAGTTTTATCATAAATGCTTTGGCTGGAAAATAAGGTGTCATGTGAATATCAATTAAAACTCTGTCCTTTTGGTTGGGGTCTTGTCTTAATTGTCCTATTCTGAAACTTTCAATCAGTTTTCCGGGTCCTGTAACACTGTCTAACCATTTAGTGATCTGGCTGCGCAAATCTTTTTCGGTCTGTGAATTCCAATTTTCAAATGCTCTGCGATTCAGAAAGTCAATAAGTACCTTTGTTACATAATCAAATACTCTAACTACTGAATATGTTTGCAAGCCAAGGTTGTCGCCATTAAAAAGTGTTTTGGCAGAAAATGCCATTACTTTTCCATATTCATTAACCATGGGAACAAGTCCTAATTTTTCAAGACTTGCAATTTCACTTTTTTTCAATTCAAATTTCACACCGTCCACTTCACTAAGGCCTCCGTGTTTTTTACCGGCAGCTACCTGACTCATCAATGTTTTATAAACTGTTCCGGCTAATGCACCACTGGGTGGAACATACAAATCATCATCTTCGCCTACTTCTCCCACCTTGGCTCTTCCCACAAGCCAGTTACAAGCCATCATTACGTTAGAGCGGTATATATCTCCACCGGAAAGGTTTGCTGATTCAAAAAGTTCCATTACATCGTCAGGAGTATCCAAATGTTCAAAATCGGTAACCAACATTACTTTGTTGGCATAAGCCATCTTTGCCCATTTCTCAACAACGGCATTGGATCCTAAATACCCCGGAATTACCATTAGTGAATAGTTATCACGTAAATCAAGTCGGTCATAATTCTGTTTCATTTCTTCTGACACAGTGTCAAAGAAAATAGGGTTGTCCAAATCTTTAATCTGCTCTAAAGAGGCATTCATAAAAGAAACGTTCTTTAGTTTGTCAGATTCTGTATTCTTAAAAAACAATGCAACGGAACGATAAGATCTTTCTAAATCACCAGTTGCGTCCAATGCTTTTTTAAGATTGGATTTAAGGGTTTGATCGGCACTTTTGGTTTTGGTTTCAGCTTTTTCAATCATATCAGCCACTGATGTAGCTTCTGATAAAAGCTCAATCCATAAATTCATGGTCTTTTTAAGAGATTCACGTTCAACTTTTTTGCCAGATTCGGTTAAGAATATTTTTTTACGTGCTTTCTTTTCTGGGTTAAGGTTTTGAGCACCATCAACCACTGCTTCTAATAAATCAAATCCGCCAAATTTTGCTAGTGCATTTGAGCTTTGCTCTAATGTTTGTGATGCGTTATCGAAACGTACCTGCTCGCGTTCTTTAAAACCTTCGGCTTGCGAAGCAGCCTGATCTTGTTCTGCCATATAGTTGTATGTTAAGTATAGTTAGTTTGTGTGACTTAAGAATAAAAAAATTATTTAGCATCCTCAATTTCCTGGCTCATGGCCTGCAATGCCTGCATAAAAGATGCTTTGGTCTCAGGATTTTCAAGAACTGTTTTTAATGCTTTGTTGGATTTTAACTGTTTAATGATTTTAGCGAATTCATTTTTTTTCTGTTCCATATCTTTTAAAAAACCGCTCTGATTGGTAATACCCTTTGCTCCAAAATCGCCTAAATTGGCAAAGTTGAGTTTTTCTGACTGAAATGCACCATCTTCCTTTTGGAACTCTACTTCTACTTGTGGTTTGAAGTTAGCAAAAACCTCATCAACGGTTTTTAAACCCTCAACAATTTTTGGTTTTATAGGATCATCAGCAGTAAGTTTTTCAAGCATTAAGGTGCGATTCATAGGAATGTCAGCAATACCTTCACTAGCGTCTTTAGGAACTTCTTGTCCCCCTATTCCATAGTTAAACATATTTGTTAATTTTAATATTAGTCACACAAAGTAAAACACTATTTTTTTAAAAAGCAAATTTTTTTGCTAATTTTCTACCATGATATTTAGATTTTATGGTAGAATAAAAAAGTAATAGAATTTGTATATTTACCCCTAAATTAGCCAATATGTTTAGAGACCCTCTCAACAGACATAATGATAAAGTTTTTGATAAAAATGATATCAATTATAAAGCGATTTACACGTCTTGTTTTCCTATAGTCAGAAGTATGGTTTTGAAAAACTCTGGATCACTCGATGATGCAAAGGATGTATTTCAAGAAGCTTTAATAGTTTTATTCCAGCAGTCGGAATTAGACACATTTAAATTGAATGTTTCTAATTGCACCTATTTGTATAGTGTTGCTCGAAATAAATGGCTTAAAATGTTAAAGCGCAAGTTTAACCATTCTTCGTTAGATGAAGATGAAATAATAAAGGATACAGTAGCATTGGCTGATGATGATGAGTTTAAGCAAAAGCAACGTATGTTAGTTAAATATATTTCTTCCATGGGCGATCGGTGTCAGCAAATAATATCTTTGTATTTTGAAGGTGTTTCTGGTGAAGTAATCGCAAACAAGTTACAGTTTTCTTCTTATGACTATTATAGGGTTGCAAAAAACAGATGTATAGAGAATCTTAAGAAAAGGATTCAAGAAGATCCATTATTTAAAGAATTAATTCAGATAAAATGAGTGATGATTTTAACCTTTTGGATAAGACTATAGAAAATTATCTAAACAACAGACTCCTTGAGTATGATAGAATAGCGTTTGAAAACAAGTTGCAACAAGATGTTGTGCTTAGAAAGAATGTATTAGAATTAATTGCATTAAAACTACTTTATAATAAAGAACTTTATAATCTACAACAAAAAATTCAAGCAATAGAGAAGGAGCTTTCTAATGAAAAGTTTTTTGAAGATTAAAAAGATTGATTACTCCAAATCAATTCGTTATTAGAATCGATAGAGAGATTTACTTTGTCTCCTTTTTTAATTTCACCGGAGATTATTTTTTTACTCAGTGGTCGTCTTATTTGATTTCGAATTACACCCGAAATTGGTCTGGCACCATATTTTGGAGTAAATCCTGATTTTGCCAAATATTCTTTTGCTTTAGCCTCAACCGCCAAATCTATTCCTTGAAGGTTGAGTATTTTTATAAAATTATTAAGTTGAATCTGGAAAATGTTTAAGACAATTTCTTCTGTTATTGGTGAAAAAGGAACAATTTCTGTCAATCTGGCAAGAAACTCCGGTCTGAAATATCGTGTCATAATTTCCATCAACTCTGTGGTGCTTGGTATTACCTTTTTGCCAAAACTTTCAACTATAAAATCAGATCCAACATTTGAAGTAAATAGAATTACTGCATTGGAGAAGTCACCTTCTTTTCCAAGTCTGTCGTGAAGTTTTCCTTCATCCATAATTTGTAAAAACAAATCAAACACAGAAGGGTGGGCTTTCTCAATTTCGTCAAAGAGAACTACAGCATAAGGCTGCTGTCTGATTTTATTTACTAGCATTCCACCTTCTTCATAACCCACATATCCAGGAGGTGCACCATAAAGCAATGCAGCAGAATGCTCTTCTTTAAACTCACTCATATCAAATCGAATAATAGAGTTTTCATCGTTAAATAAAAACTCTGCCAATGATTTTGCAAGTTCAGTTTTTCCGGTTCCTGTTGGACCTAATAGAAAAAACGATCCAATAGGTTGTCCAGGCTTACTTAAACCAGAACGTGATTCCAATATTGCTTCACAAACTGCTTTTACAGCATGATCTTGCCCCACAACTCGTTTCTTCAGTAACTCATCCATATTCATCAACTTCTCTTTTTCCTGAGCTTGCAATTTTCCTAAAGGAATACCGGTTTTATGAGCAACAATTGCAGCTAAATCGGTTTTTTCAATTGTATCGCGTTTGATGTTTGAAAGCTCTTTGAGTTTGCTTAATATGCTGTTTAAGTGAGTTTGTAATTCTTCGGAGGTGCTTAATTTAAGTTCATCGGTGTTGTTTTCCAACTGACTTAATAGTACCGAGCTTAATTTACTTTTCAGTAGTTGGGCAATCCATTGAAGCTCTTTTAATTGATCTTCTTCAGATAGTTTAATTTTTTGTTCTTGTAGCTTACTAAGCTCTTGTTCTATAGAACTGATTCCTTCTGCACTAGTTTCACTCATCATCTTTATTGCAGACATGGTTCTGTCAATTAAATCAATTGCAGAATCAGGCAAAGAGCGTTCCTTCATATAGCGTTTTGCAAGACGGACAGATTCAAGCACTACACCATCTGCAAGCTTTACTTTGTGGTGTTGTTCAAAATAGGGTACGGTAATATTTAACATTCTCGCAGCAGTATTTTCATCAGGCTCTTCAATTTTTAATAATTCAAACAAACGATTAAATGTCTCATCGGATTCAATATGTTTCCGATAATTTTCATTTGTTGTAATACCAATAACAGTAAGATCACCTTTTGATAGTTCGGGTTTTAGAATATTTGATAATCCCGGGGTTGCTCCGTTTTTATCTAAGAGCGTATGAATGTTATCTATAAATAATATTGCTTTTTCATATTGCTTAATATCATTTATTATGCTCTTCATTCGATCTTCTGCCTCTCCTTTGTAAGAAGCACCTGCGATAAAAGCTCCGGTTTCCAGTTCAAAAACATGTGCATTTTTAATATTCTCCGGAACTTTACCTTCAGTTATTAAGAGCACAAATCCATTAACCATTGCTGTTTTACCTACCCCCGGATCACCAGTGATAATTACGTTTGGTTTGGACCTGCGACCTAATATTTCAGATATCATTCGCACTTCCTTATCTCTACCAATTATTTGCTCTAATTTTCCATCACGAGCTAATGCAGTTTTGTCTATACAAAATTTTGCTAATGCACCTGAATTAACATTTTTTTGTTTGTTATCAATTTTCTTAGTGTTTAAAGCATTTGTCAACTCATTATTTGCTAAATTTTCAGACATAATTTCTGAAATAGTGATAGGAAATGTTTTAAGTTGATCGTATGAGAATGCAATACCGGGAGTGCAAATTGATCCTAAAATCGAAATCAAATCAATTTCATCTTTAGCTAGTTTGATCCGTATATTTTCTGCCTCTTCAAATAATTGCAAGATTTTTTCGTCTCCTGTTGGGGTTTCAACTTTGCTTGCTTTGGGATATGATTCAATTCTAACTTCAGCCCAATCTTCCATAAAGTAAAAATCTTTACCGGCATTTTCAAGATATTGCCGTAATGGTAATTCTTTATGCAGAGACGCTAATAATAAATGAGCGGCAGAAAAGTTTGAATTAGAATTTTCTTTTGCAAGTGCTTGGGCAATTTGAATGCTTCGTTTAACTTCTTGTGATAGATTGTCTGTTATGTTCATATTGTAAGAATTAATCAGCGATTATAGATTAAATCGCCAGGAGTTTTAGATAATGTTTTATTGATATTGAAATAGGATACTAAAACAGTTATTGCAATTATAAATAAAAGTAAAAGACCAGTTGAGATATCTATAAGTATAAAATAATTGGTAAGTTCTTCAAGGTTAAATCGAGCTTTAAAAAAGGAGTTTATGATTATACCTAAAATCCAGGAAAGTAATAGTGCACTGAAGATTCCAGAAAAAATAAATCGTAGCATTATGGTAAGATAAATTTTGGTTGCTTCTTTATTTGAAAGTCCAAAGGCTTTATAAGTTCCCAAATTCATTTTAATTTTATTCAGATGATTGCGAAGTAGATTTGATATAAATAGGCTAATGGATAAAACTGCAAAAACAATTAATAAAAAAGTAATGATCAAGGTAATATTCATTAAATATAAAAAATTTTTTTTGTCTTTGACTTTAGCAGTGTCTAATTCAATAACATTTGATTGCTCGCCTTCATCTCCACTATTTAGTTCACTACTAAAATAATTTGCAAAGTCTTCAACATGGTCAAGACTGCCAAAATTAATACTCAAATAGTCATACTTGTAAATTTTACCTTCACTATTAAATAGAGCATAATCTAATATTCGTGTGATTTGAGTTTTGTTTTCTTTGAAAAATGAAATAGATTTGATTTTAGAATCTAAAGAGTCTGTGATGGTGTAATTTTCTGGCAATTCATTTAGTTCAACAGATAGGAGATAACCAGATTGATAAAAATATTCACAAGTGTCGATAGATATTGAAATATCATTTCTTTCTTTTTCAGTTAATATTTTTTCAATTTGAATTTTAGCCTGTTCTACCAACTTATTATCACCTTCAACAAAGTACAAGATTTTTTTACGATTATCACCAGAAAAATCAAATCTATTATCAGTTGGTGCAATATAGGCTTTGTAAAAGGTTTCAGTGCTGATAAATTTATTTTTGTTTGGAAGATCTTGAATTATGGCTCGTATAGGAACAGGAGCTTTAAATTTCTTATTTGGATTAATATCCAAATCTTGCTCATTATTATCAATATAAATCACACAAGTATTCTCAGGGTAATTTAAATAATTTAATAATTGTTTAGTAACTACAATGCCTATGTCTTCTTGACTTTTAAAGTCTTTGTTTCCTTGAAGAAAGTTTTTACTTCCAAATATGTCTGTTTTTATTGGGTCAGGATGCCCATCTATGTCATCCATTAAAAGTCGGCCTTTGATATATTTTACTTCATCAGTGGGAGCATTATTGGATTTATCAAACGCGTATATTGGAAGTGTGAATTCCTTGTAGGAAGTAACACTTTTAATATTATACTTTTGTTTTACCGTTTTTTCATTTAAACTTGTTACAAACTCTTGTACTCTTTCAGATTCTCCCTTAGAAGCAGGTATCATCACCGCCAACCAATTGATAAAAGCATCATTGCGTTTTTTATTCAAATATTCTAAGGCACCATTTGAAAAGCCAACTGCTATGAATGTTAGAACAAGAATGGATACTAAGAAGAGCCAGTTTATATTTCGTGCACCGTATAATACAACTGACTCTTTCTTAAGAAATAATTGACGATAGCTATCATATTTGTCGGGATTAATACTTTCTTTTACTTCTTGCCCCGATTTTTTCTCAGAGACAAATTTTGAGATCAGTGAGTTTTTAAATTTTTGTTGGTCAGAAGCTGTCATTGTTAACCAATGATTGCTATCATAAATATGTTCTTTTAAAATTTCGCCATATCCGCCAGCATTTTGGGTTAATAGGACAATTCTATCGGCAAAGCGTAAAGCAAGGTTTACATCATGTGAAACAATAATTGCAGTTCGGTTCGTGCCTATATTCTGTTTTATCATTAGCATCAACTCACTGGCGTTAACTTCATCAAGATTGCCAGTAGGCTCATCGCAAAGTAATACACTGAATTGATTATTTAATGCCCTTACAAAAGATACACGCTGACGTTGTCCACCGGATAGATTAACAGCAACAGTATTATAGTTTACTACTGATGAAGGTAGGCCTATCTGATTCATTAATTTTTTTGCATTCTCGATAATCTGACTCTTTTTCTCACCGCCTTTAATCATTTGTGATAGGCAGATGTTTTCATAAGCTGTGAAGTTATCCATCAGATTTGTGTTCTGAAAAATAAAACTCAGCTTTTCTTTTCTTAAATCATTAATTTTTTCTTGATGCCCTTTTTGCCAAAGCTCAGCGAAGTCATATTGGGATTGGGTGTCATTCCACAAGATATGCCCTGAAGCGATAGTATTATTCATTAGTCCCAATGTTTCAAGCAAGGTGCTTTTTCCGCTGCCGCTAGAACCAAGTAAAAAAATAATTTCCCCTTTTTCAATTTCTAAATGGTCAATGGATAACACTTTATCACTTGGTTCAAGTGAATAGCTGCAAATCAGTTTATCAATTTTTATTAGCGTGTTATCGTTCATGCATTTTAATCTTTTAATAAATCGGGTCTAATATGGAAAATGTTTTCAGGAACCCAATAAAATGTTTCATCATCTTGATCCATTTTGTACATTGGATTTTTAGAAAGTTTTTTTAATTCTAATCCCATATTAATAAAAACCTTTTTAAGTTTTTCAATATCTTCATCAGAGGTTTTTTTGCTATCTTCTAAATCATTGATTGTTTTTTTGAAAAGGGGGTTGTTATTAGGTGGTAAACTAGTGATTAATTTTAAAAAATCATTTGAACTGAATTTATCTAGCTTTTTAGCATCTACATTACCTCCTTTATACACTGTAATAATGTCTTTATATGCATTGATAAGTCCAGTTCTTTGACTTTCTGAAGAGCCTTCTCGTAATTTATCAAAGACTTCAGTCATTCGTTGAAATTCTCTATTACTTAAAAAAAGATTACGTATAAGCAGTTGTTCTGTTAACTTGGGTGTTTTAAGGGGAGCGTAAGCTTGTATAAATAATTGAAAATTATTTTCATTTACCAATTTTTCACTAATGTTATCCGGAATATCTAAGTTTTTAAGCATCAGTAATAAGCGTTTTCTGTCTTCATCTGTAAAATCAGAAGCAGACCTTGCTCCAATTGTTGTTTCATCATACAAACTGAGAAATGTTTGAACTTTATCATTAATTTCAGAAAATAGCCTTTTAAGTTTTTTGTTTAT encodes:
- the vgrG gene encoding type VI secretion system tip protein VgrG, whose translation is MPVSIPTVTVSMQNHSGTVVYRNLVINQAVNDHHHFSFIWNVGTLNHDASSQLDIIKNNIGSIVTIEIDDNTFQGVITQISVHEQTDRTQSFTVKGQSLTILLDDIPHSASYYKKNLEKIINSTLEGIPSNVLKKDIAPQSKDEHHYITQYNETDWQFLQRLASRYGEWFYFEGSKLIFGSSGDSGATLQSGSNLTSYTIKANIVPNKFSYRSYDYHKGEPVNKELGSFSSDVQNDFSSATADKSKEIYSRATDRPMHNFNVINKGMAESIAELEMKRLAAQLLFATGESKHGGLKPGCKFTVKSNGSYEYIATHVIHLSNVVGHYENTFQAVPASVKVPPYTNPHVFRKADVQTAIVKENHDPDGINRLKVQFFWQKQNDMTPWIRLATPHAGGGKGMHFIPEKGEEVIVCFEGGDVEKPFVVNSIYSGQAKSGGGDADNYKKSIRSKSGALIEFDDELGQITLIDKSQNFIQIDGSGDITILSEKKITIESQKNDIELKAGKDIILKAKNNITLETETANITAKAQKDAELISKTAKLKLEGATGLTATAKSGGASLTASVGEAKIDGMTAKVNATATVDVIGAIVKLNG
- the tssD gene encoding type VI secretion system tube protein TssD; the encoded protein is MSFKAEFEVNGKKYRVLHCSYTMSQDTDATGRPSSGVRAGTLQLEVESTGDTALAEWAFDAFKEQDGKVTFFQRNSDQKMKELSFKNGYIVNYSEAFTNQGENPMNEHFVITSKEIKMGNAEHKNDWPV
- the tssD gene encoding type VI secretion system tube protein TssD, with product MAFEATLTIEDKTFRVFSFKYYANRDVDKFGRPTSELYGNVMEFMVEHSPNCILLHQWASTNYAVKSGKITFMQRNSFQKLTELRFEEAHVVKIHVSFQSEGEIPMTENFIICAKKYEYESQGVMTSYDMSWPEGA
- a CDS encoding DUF5458 family protein, giving the protein MAEQDQAASQAEGFKEREQVRFDNASQTLEQSSNALAKFGGFDLLEAVVDGAQNLNPEKKARKKIFLTESGKKVERESLKKTMNLWIELLSEATSVADMIEKAETKTKSADQTLKSNLKKALDATGDLERSYRSVALFFKNTESDKLKNVSFMNASLEQIKDLDNPIFFDTVSEEMKQNYDRLDLRDNYSLMVIPGYLGSNAVVEKWAKMAYANKVMLVTDFEHLDTPDDVMELFESANLSGGDIYRSNVMMACNWLVGRAKVGEVGEDDDLYVPPSGALAGTVYKTLMSQVAAGKKHGGLSEVDGVKFELKKSEIASLEKLGLVPMVNEYGKVMAFSAKTLFNGDNLGLQTYSVVRVFDYVTKVLIDFLNRRAFENWNSQTEKDLRSQITKWLDSVTGPGKLIESFRIGQLRQDPNQKDRVLIDIHMTPYFPAKAFMIKLDGQKGDDGMQWLAEYAKN
- a CDS encoding sigma-70 family RNA polymerase sigma factor, coding for MFRDPLNRHNDKVFDKNDINYKAIYTSCFPIVRSMVLKNSGSLDDAKDVFQEALIVLFQQSELDTFKLNVSNCTYLYSVARNKWLKMLKRKFNHSSLDEDEIIKDTVALADDDEFKQKQRMLVKYISSMGDRCQQIISLYFEGVSGEVIANKLQFSSYDYYRVAKNRCIENLKKRIQEDPLFKELIQIK
- a CDS encoding ATP-dependent Clp protease ATP-binding subunit, with the protein product MNITDNLSQEVKRSIQIAQALAKENSNSNFSAAHLLLASLHKELPLRQYLENAGKDFYFMEDWAEVRIESYPKASKVETPTGDEKILQLFEEAENIRIKLAKDEIDLISILGSICTPGIAFSYDQLKTFPITISEIMSENLANNELTNALNTKKIDNKQKNVNSGALAKFCIDKTALARDGKLEQIIGRDKEVRMISEILGRRSKPNVIITGDPGVGKTAMVNGFVLLITEGKVPENIKNAHVFELETGAFIAGASYKGEAEDRMKSIINDIKQYEKAILFIDNIHTLLDKNGATPGLSNILKPELSKGDLTVIGITTNENYRKHIESDETFNRLFELLKIEEPDENTAARMLNITVPYFEQHHKVKLADGVVLESVRLAKRYMKERSLPDSAIDLIDRTMSAIKMMSETSAEGISSIEQELSKLQEQKIKLSEEDQLKELQWIAQLLKSKLSSVLLSQLENNTDELKLSTSEELQTHLNSILSKLKELSNIKRDTIEKTDLAAIVAHKTGIPLGKLQAQEKEKLMNMDELLKKRVVGQDHAVKAVCEAILESRSGLSKPGQPIGSFFLLGPTGTGKTELAKSLAEFLFNDENSIIRFDMSEFKEEHSAALLYGAPPGYVGYEEGGMLVNKIRQQPYAVVLFDEIEKAHPSVFDLFLQIMDEGKLHDRLGKEGDFSNAVILFTSNVGSDFIVESFGKKVIPSTTELMEIMTRYFRPEFLARLTEIVPFSPITEEIVLNIFQIQLNNFIKILNLQGIDLAVEAKAKEYLAKSGFTPKYGARPISGVIRNQIRRPLSKKIISGEIKKGDKVNLSIDSNNELIWSNQSF
- a CDS encoding ATP-binding cassette domain-containing protein; this encodes MNDNTLIKIDKLICSYSLEPSDKVLSIDHLEIEKGEIIFLLGSSGSGKSTLLETLGLMNNTIASGHILWNDTQSQYDFAELWQKGHQEKINDLRKEKLSFIFQNTNLMDNFTAYENICLSQMIKGGEKKSQIIENAKKLMNQIGLPSSVVNYNTVAVNLSGGQRQRVSFVRALNNQFSVLLCDEPTGNLDEVNASELMLMIKQNIGTNRTAIIVSHDVNLALRFADRIVLLTQNAGGYGEILKEHIYDSNHWLTMTASDQQKFKNSLISKFVSEKKSGQEVKESINPDKYDSYRQLFLKKESVVLYGARNINWLFLVSILVLTFIAVGFSNGALEYLNKKRNDAFINWLAVMIPASKGESERVQEFVTSLNEKTVKQKYNIKSVTSYKEFTLPIYAFDKSNNAPTDEVKYIKGRLLMDDIDGHPDPIKTDIFGSKNFLQGNKDFKSQEDIGIVVTKQLLNYLNYPENTCVIYIDNNEQDLDINPNKKFKAPVPIRAIIQDLPNKNKFISTETFYKAYIAPTDNRFDFSGDNRKKILYFVEGDNKLVEQAKIQIEKILTEKERNDISISIDTCEYFYQSGYLLSVELNELPENYTITDSLDSKIKSISFFKENKTQITRILDYALFNSEGKIYKYDYLSINFGSLDHVEDFANYFSSELNSGDEGEQSNVIELDTAKVKDKKNFLYLMNITLIITFLLIVFAVLSISLFISNLLRNHLNKIKMNLGTYKAFGLSNKEATKIYLTIMLRFIFSGIFSALLLSWILGIIINSFFKARFNLEELTNYFILIDISTGLLLLFIIAITVLVSYFNINKTLSKTPGDLIYNR